The Phycisphaeraceae bacterium genome has a window encoding:
- a CDS encoding HPF/RaiA family ribosome-associated protein produces MQLLIQGTNVRLTDAIQVHAEQSLRGALSRVMDRVQGVMVRVMDVNGPKGGINKRCKVRVDLLDGRSMLLEETDDDLYRAIARVAGRAKRVVIKEIRRLRDLRRRAA; encoded by the coding sequence ATGCAACTGCTGATTCAAGGAACGAACGTTCGCCTGACCGACGCCATCCAGGTTCACGCCGAGCAGTCGTTGCGCGGCGCGCTGTCGCGCGTGATGGATCGTGTGCAGGGCGTGATGGTGCGCGTGATGGACGTGAACGGGCCCAAGGGCGGCATCAACAAGCGCTGCAAGGTGCGCGTGGACCTGCTTGACGGACGGTCCATGCTGCTGGAGGAGACGGACGACGACCTCTACCGCGCCATCGCCCGCGTCGCGGGACGGGCGAAGCGCGTGGTCATCAAGGAGATTCGGCGGCTGCGCGACCTGCGCCGGCGCGCGGCGTGA
- a CDS encoding 2-hydroxyacid dehydrogenase — MTRIAIYSVKRYERPYLEAANALPGAGHALTLLEHRLEASTSPLASGHEAAAIFANDDASAPVLRALHAGGVRLLALRSAGFNHVDIEEAERLGLTVLRVPAYSPYAVAEHAVGLMLTLNRKFHRAYARVREQNFSLDGLMGFDMHGRTAGVVGTGKIGEAVCRILTGFGCRMLASDPAPNPACERLGVRYVPLDQLLSESDIITLQCPLTPGTRHLINERTLARMKRGVMLINTSRGAVIDTRALIAALKRGHVGSVGLDVYEEEADLFFKDLSDQVIQDDVFTRLLTFPNVVITAHQGFFTHEAVKAIAETTIGNVTDFAAGTIREENRVTTRLVVGR; from the coding sequence ATGACCCGCATCGCCATCTATTCCGTCAAACGCTACGAGCGACCCTACCTCGAGGCAGCCAACGCCTTGCCGGGGGCCGGGCACGCCCTCACGCTGCTCGAGCACCGGCTGGAGGCATCCACGTCGCCGCTGGCGTCGGGCCATGAGGCGGCGGCCATCTTCGCCAATGACGACGCCTCGGCCCCCGTGCTGCGGGCATTGCATGCGGGGGGCGTGCGGCTTCTGGCGCTGCGCTCCGCGGGATTCAATCATGTGGACATCGAGGAGGCGGAAAGGTTGGGGCTGACCGTCCTGCGCGTGCCGGCCTACAGCCCCTACGCGGTCGCCGAGCACGCGGTGGGGCTGATGCTCACGCTCAACCGCAAGTTCCACCGCGCCTACGCCCGCGTGCGCGAGCAGAACTTCTCGCTGGACGGACTGATGGGCTTCGACATGCACGGCCGCACCGCGGGAGTGGTCGGCACGGGCAAGATCGGAGAGGCGGTGTGCCGCATCCTCACCGGGTTCGGCTGCCGCATGCTCGCCAGCGACCCGGCTCCGAACCCGGCGTGCGAACGGCTGGGCGTGCGATATGTCCCGTTGGATCAGCTGCTGTCAGAGTCGGACATCATCACGCTCCAGTGTCCGCTCACGCCGGGCACGCGCCACCTCATCAACGAGCGCACGCTCGCCCGCATGAAGCGCGGCGTGATGCTCATCAACACCAGTCGCGGCGCGGTCATTGATACGCGGGCGCTCATCGCCGCGCTCAAGCGGGGGCACGTGGGGTCCGTCGGGCTGGATGTCTACGAGGAGGAGGCGGACCTCTTCTTCAAGGATCTTTCCGACCAGGTGATCCAGGACGACGTGTTCACCCGCCTTCTGACCTTTCCCAACGTGGTCATCACCGCTCACCAGGGGTTTTTCACGCACGAGGCGGTGAAGGCGATCGCCGAGACGACCATTGGCAACGTGACGGACTTCGCGGCGGGGACTATCCGCGAGGAAAACCGTGTGACCACGCGGCTGGTCGTCGGACGCTGA
- the rsmD gene encoding 16S rRNA (guanine(966)-N(2))-methyltransferase RsmD yields MLRILGGEFRSRVIAGPIGDQTTRPMASRVKESIFNILRGWFDDANVLDLFAGVGTMGLEAVSRGARRVLMVEQSRQSFRVLEQNIAALQCADRAEAVQGDAFSPLVLARAPRPVHVVFVDPPYRMIEDDRDRERLLARLSSLRPIMADKGFLVLRAPGMKREVPLAIEGFNGPETHAYGSDMRVHFYMPHTHAELSE; encoded by the coding sequence ATGCTCCGCATCCTCGGCGGCGAGTTCCGATCCCGCGTCATTGCCGGCCCCATCGGCGACCAGACCACGCGGCCCATGGCCTCGCGCGTCAAGGAGTCGATCTTCAACATCCTGCGCGGCTGGTTCGACGACGCCAACGTGCTCGACCTCTTCGCCGGCGTGGGCACGATGGGGCTGGAGGCGGTCAGCCGCGGCGCCAGGCGCGTTCTCATGGTCGAGCAGAGCCGCCAGAGTTTCCGCGTTCTGGAGCAGAACATCGCCGCGCTTCAGTGCGCCGACCGCGCCGAGGCGGTGCAGGGCGACGCCTTCTCGCCGCTGGTGCTGGCCCGCGCGCCCAGGCCCGTTCACGTGGTCTTCGTCGATCCGCCCTACCGGATGATCGAGGATGATCGCGATCGCGAGCGCCTGCTGGCGCGGCTGTCCTCGCTTCGCCCGATCATGGCGGACAAGGGGTTTCTCGTTCTCCGAGCCCCCGGCATGAAGCGGGAGGTGCCGCTGGCGATCGAGGGGTTCAATGGGCCGGAGACTCACGCGTACGGCAGCGATATGCGGGTTCACTTCTACATGCCGCATACCCACGCGGAACTGTCGGAGTGA
- a CDS encoding sigma-54-dependent Fis family transcriptional regulator codes for MKHTVALVGGDRRLARDLAAACAALEAELVELASVEAPEGDALDPDLVVVRDRAFAAARVRWPSAGAIIFGPAADSGQVIEAIKHGAIDCIVTPATPESLARQLREALRVSRGIQMPVVAQEPEARPSRRVDEIVGQSPAMKQVYKLIGLIAPRDINVLITGESGTGKELVARAILQHSPRRTRAFLAVNCAAIPETLLESELFGHERGAFTGADARRIGKFEQCDGGTIFLDEVGDIPLPTQAKLLRVLQEQAFQRLGGSATIRTDVRIIAATHQPLEKLIAERRFRQDLYYRLKVATIHVPPLREREVDAVLLAHYFVTRYAADFGAGIQSFSPEVLPMLLRYPWPGNVRELENTIKAALVMARGSVMLPEFLPEHIRSWRGDSATPSVSPANEAMIAAHAPATPGGIDDALGEWSRSLIGRGDLEGRVMEHAVAQVEREVLLAALRESRGRIAPAARRLGVSRATLRRKMEEHGIQIGPSA; via the coding sequence ATGAAGCACACCGTGGCCCTGGTGGGAGGCGATCGACGGCTGGCGCGCGACCTGGCGGCGGCCTGTGCCGCGCTCGAAGCGGAACTAGTTGAACTCGCGTCAGTCGAGGCGCCCGAGGGCGACGCTCTCGACCCCGACCTGGTCGTGGTGCGCGACCGGGCCTTCGCCGCGGCGCGCGTGAGATGGCCCTCGGCGGGGGCGATCATTTTCGGCCCCGCGGCGGACAGCGGGCAGGTCATCGAGGCCATCAAGCACGGGGCCATCGACTGCATCGTCACGCCCGCCACCCCCGAGTCGCTGGCGCGGCAACTGCGCGAGGCGCTGCGCGTCAGCCGCGGCATCCAGATGCCGGTGGTGGCCCAGGAGCCGGAAGCCCGTCCCAGCCGGCGCGTGGACGAGATCGTGGGCCAGTCGCCCGCGATGAAGCAGGTGTACAAACTCATCGGGCTGATCGCGCCGCGCGACATCAACGTGCTCATCACCGGCGAGAGCGGCACGGGCAAGGAACTGGTGGCCCGCGCCATCCTGCAGCACAGCCCGCGGCGCACGCGGGCGTTTCTGGCGGTGAACTGCGCGGCGATCCCCGAAACGCTGCTCGAGAGCGAACTCTTCGGCCACGAGCGGGGCGCGTTCACGGGCGCCGACGCGCGGCGCATCGGCAAGTTCGAGCAGTGCGACGGCGGCACGATCTTCCTCGACGAGGTGGGCGACATCCCCCTGCCCACGCAGGCCAAACTGCTGCGCGTGCTGCAGGAGCAGGCGTTCCAGCGGCTGGGGGGCAGCGCGACCATCCGCACCGACGTGCGCATCATCGCCGCGACGCATCAGCCGCTGGAGAAACTCATCGCCGAGCGCCGCTTCCGACAGGATCTGTACTACCGGCTCAAGGTGGCGACCATCCACGTGCCTCCACTGCGCGAGCGCGAGGTGGACGCGGTGCTGCTGGCGCATTACTTCGTGACGCGCTACGCGGCGGACTTCGGCGCGGGCATCCAGTCCTTCTCGCCCGAAGTGCTGCCCATGCTGCTGCGATATCCCTGGCCCGGCAACGTGCGCGAACTGGAGAACACCATCAAGGCGGCGCTGGTGATGGCCCGCGGCTCGGTGATGCTGCCGGAGTTTCTGCCCGAACACATCCGCTCGTGGCGCGGAGACAGTGCGACGCCATCGGTGTCACCCGCGAACGAGGCGATGATCGCCGCACACGCGCCGGCGACGCCGGGCGGCATCGACGACGCGCTCGGCGAATGGTCGCGCTCGCTGATCGGCCGCGGCGATCTGGAGGGGCGGGTGATGGAGCACGCCGTGGCGCAGGTGGAGCGCGAGGTGCTGCTGGCTGCACTGCGCGAGTCGCGGGGGCGGATCGCTCCGGCGGCGAGGCGTCTGGGCGTCAGCCGGGCCACGTTGCGCCGGAAGATGGAAGAGCACGGCATCCAGATCGGGCCGTCGGCTTGA
- a CDS encoding VCBS repeat-containing protein: MDLNGDGHVDVISGRYSPGVVTFFAGSTSGFKKGAPIEEIGVDHNEMRTWMACANFADLDGDGDLDMVVGNVSGDVFYNLNTGDAKKPKFGLRRPLMLSTGKPVKVNHKSDPLPVDWDGDGVLDLVVGDEWAGVTFFRGTGQRDGDGLPTFEPGVPIVPGKEKNLVPGFRVRVETADWNNDGKLDLLVGNCEQVGDKLIGNVYVFLRK; encoded by the coding sequence GTGGATCTCAACGGCGACGGACACGTGGACGTGATCTCGGGCCGCTATTCCCCCGGCGTGGTCACCTTCTTCGCCGGCTCGACGAGCGGCTTCAAGAAGGGCGCGCCGATCGAGGAAATCGGCGTCGATCACAACGAGATGCGCACGTGGATGGCCTGCGCCAACTTCGCCGACCTGGATGGCGACGGCGACCTGGACATGGTGGTGGGCAACGTTTCGGGCGACGTCTTCTACAACCTCAACACCGGCGACGCGAAGAAGCCCAAGTTCGGGCTGCGCAGGCCGCTCATGCTCTCGACCGGCAAGCCGGTGAAGGTGAATCACAAGTCCGACCCCCTGCCGGTGGACTGGGACGGCGACGGCGTGCTCGACCTGGTCGTGGGCGACGAGTGGGCCGGCGTCACGTTCTTCCGCGGCACGGGCCAGCGCGATGGCGATGGCCTGCCCACCTTCGAGCCGGGCGTGCCCATCGTGCCGGGCAAGGAGAAGAACCTTGTCCCCGGCTTCCGCGTTCGCGTGGAAACCGCCGACTGGAACAACGACGGCAAGCTCGACCTGCTGGTGGGCAACTGCGAGCAGGTGGGCGACAAGCTGATCGGCAACGTCTACGTCTTTCTGCGGAAGTGA